A window of Salmo trutta chromosome 33, fSalTru1.1, whole genome shotgun sequence genomic DNA:
AAAAAAAGCACCTGACACACTTTTAAAAAGGTCTTATTGTTATATAATAAATATCACAAAGAAAAGATTTAACCTGTTGCAAAATGTATTTCCATGTTTATGCAAGAGATGAACAGCTTTGAACTTGCTCAGTGTCTTATTAGGAAAGCAAAAAGCTAAGATAGTCTTCTTCATGTAGCTTATTGAAGCTATTATAGTCTTCTTCATGTAGCTTATTGAAGTCATGTAAGTAGCAGTTATTAAGGGTACAATGCAGTGTAAATGTGACCATCATCAGGTCTTACAATAATGGTtgtgtttgttgcttgttttcatTAAGGCAAACTTCCACCACTTGAAAGTAGATTGTTTATCGTAATAGACTATCCAACCTGTAGTTCACAAACATGTCTATAAATAATGTATGCACTGTGTAGGCCCATGTTTTCTATTACAGTTATAACCTTACAATGTAAAATATTCAAGAtgaatgtgttttgttgttttgctcAAAACAAGGATGTATTATTCACAGTCACTTTCTTCATCAGATAACTTCAGAATGAATATATTATACAGATAAAATAACTAACTACTGTAAGAATGTAGCAAACAAAACCAGAAGGATTCAAGTGCCATGTATCAGGTATGCTTCCATTTACAGAAAAACCTTTGAAAATGTCTCTAATTTCTATTGCaagtctgtatattttataaacaCTCCTCTAAATCCATACTTGCAACAGTGTCTATTATAATATGACTGCCAAAAATGTAATTTGTTACTTTcgtgaatgtacagtatgtagtagtATGCATCCTATTTTGGTAACGATTCAGAGTAGTTTTACTAAAAGGAATTACTACGTTTATTTTACAATTTATACGTGTGTTGCTTATAGTGACTGTTGGTTTGTACAGTATAATTCTTAATTTTACCAATTGTTATGATCTCACTATATATAATGTAATAAACAATGGCTAGTAACATGAATAGGCTATTTGATAGATATGCCTTCAGAGTCAAATAATGTTTTCTGTTTTAAACATGTATCAAACACAGTAGAGGAAACAGTCATTGTCGTTCACATTATTGAAGATATATGTTTTGTtagaataaataaaatatgttttttttgcacGTGTACTGAGTCATTCATTCGTGGTGGCTGTCTATACCTTGGTCACCTGCGGCAAAATGAAAGTGTAGGTTACCAATCTCTGGTCTATATCGCTAGCCTACAACAAACCTGATGTTGCTCTTGACATTTGAACATGGCGGGGGGTTCAGTATCGGTATGCACAGAGTGTTTGTTTAAGGTTTTGGTAATTGGAGAGAGGGGTGTTGGAAAAACGAGCTTTATCACGCGGTACGTTAACATGCGGTTCAAGGAGGAGTACAAGGCATCGATTGGAGTTGACTTCGCGTTGAAAACGATCGAATGGGACAATAAAACAGTGGTGAGACTTCAGCTTTGGGACATTGCAGGTAAGCCAAATAtgttgagcacacacacacacgtgaaataATAAAGAGAGGGATTGCGATATACTATGGATGGACAGATGTTTTCAGCTAGCACATTCATGTTTTTCTCACTCAAAACTTTAAAGcctagaaatagaaataagattATCCAACTAACTCAAAACTAAAGAAAAGTTTACTATATTAACAATAACCATTAAAATAGTCCTATATagagaacatttacattttagtcatttagcagacgctcttatccagagcgacttacagtagtgaatgcatacatctcATAAAAAAAtttcttccgtactggtcccccgtgggaatcgaacccacaatcctggcgttgcaaacaccatgctctaccaactgagccacacgagaaATGTAGAATtgggaataaaaaaaaaagtggacTGAAATGAGATCTTGATGATCTACGTGATGTTGACAATATGATGACAGTCACAGTTCTGTTTCTCTGCTTTTGTTATTTGATTTGGGTTTACAGCTTTTTCCTTACTAGGTTATCTCCATGGATTGTAGACAACATTTTTCTTTCCAAGTTGTACATTTTCCATAGCCCCAGATTAACATTTATGTAAGTGAACAGCTTTCCAATCAAAGTTAAGGAGGATTTAAGAAAGAAAAGCAGATGACAACTGTATGGTTGTGTGCCAACaggcgccctattccctttatagtgcactacttttggccaagaCCCATAGGGACAAACTATGTTTTTCTCTATTTCCTGAAGGTCAGGAGAGGATTAGGAACATGTCCAGAGTATACTACAAGGAGGCCATGGGGGCGTTTGTGGTCTTTGATACGACCAAGATGGAGACATTAGAGGCTGCCTCACAGTGGAAGCATGACCTAGATAGCAAAGTGAGACTGGCCAGTGGAAGCCCTGTCCCTGCTGTCCTGTTAGCCAACAAGTGTGACCAGACAGAGGGAAACAAGGAGCTGTCTTCCCTCATGGACAACTATACTGTAAAGAGAAAGGCTTCCTGGGTTGGTTTGAGACGTCAGCAAAGGTGAGGaagtcagaaagatatcagtcaaAGAATGAGGTCATGTGATGTACATTTTTGGACTTTAACACAGTAACAATGTACTCATAAAGATGTAAGGTGTGTAAACATGAGTCACAGTAGTTACAGTGCTTTACTGTGGTTTAAAGAAGCTGTGCATTGTACAAGGCAAACATTATCTAGTGcattggttgtcaacgcaacaaCATCTCATCTGTTAGTGAAAGCTCTGTTCACCCTCATAGAGTTTGGGGACTGATGGATATTGGGTCTTTTCATTTCAgtaagccatgacacccaccatctcagattgttgtGAAATAGTTTCTGTAGTTACAAAAACCGATAAGATttgcattcctgaaacattattttgttgaaattgaATTTGAACCCAAATCGGCccttttaatttataggattcacaTAATATTTAACAAATATAGTACCTAacctaacatccgatttggaccataCTTCTTTCTATCATTGAGTCCCACCCCAACAActagtatacagtatcagttctctatgtttgacaagtagtatggagctgcggcttggagtattgcttcttcACTATTTGTTatgtattccctgtgaatctggtGATGGCATTTTCCCTCTGTTTAAAGAAATTAGCCATTGAAGTTGCTTGCATTATTTACTATAAATGAATGTGAAAGTACCAGGTTTTGCCCACTAGATGCCACTGTTTCTGCTGCTGCCGTCACACCCGTTTATcaattttactgttttatttaatGAATCACAACTTTTTATTTGcaactttggatagaaaacccaaTAGCGTTTGCTCATGATAAAAATAAATTGTGTGGtcaagccagtcctccatgaaagcaattcagtttgtccTTCTCTTAGCAACCTAATGCTTCAAACCAACTCTCCTTGAATAGTCCAACAAATGGTAGCTCTCTGAGGGCTATGCGTATGTTGCAATTCTCATATGAAGACTTTTCCCACCAGCCCAAACTTTTATGGAGAAATGGGCTAGTGACTAAAATGTTGTGACAATAATAAAATGATTAACCATTGGgaaagggatacctagtcagttgcacaactgaatgcattcaaccgaaatatgtcttccacatttaacccaacccctctgaatcagagaggtgtgtcaTCAGCACTCAGAGAGCAGTTGTTGGtggggtttaactgccttgctcaagggcagaacagcagatttttccaccttgctggCTCTTGGACTAGAACCAGCGCCatttcggttacaggcccaacactcttaaccgctaggctacctgccaccccatggcAGTCATACTGTATGTTTTCAATAAAATTATATTGTAGTGTGATTAGTGACATTTACCATTAAACCCAACCCAATACCATTAGCATTGGGTTGGGTTTAAAacactatactgtgtgtgtttgggacTTTTGCCATTAAAGACCATTAGAGACCATAACATTGAAACCATTAGAACTGCTGTAGCCTCATTTTTTGCTTGTTCATCAGAAATGGTCTAACAGTAACTAATTTGCCCCTTTTTTGAAGGGAATTAACCACACACAGAGGGTCCGTTTCCTTGTGAGGTTGACCATACAATCTATTGTCATCATGTGCAAACGCTAATGGctttctacccaaagttgcaaagaaaatgttatggtccatttaataaacacaagagacCAGCAACATGGATAAAAGTGTTTGGTGGCAGTAGCAGGAACAGTGGCATCTAGTCAGCAAAACGTTGTACTTTCACACTATAATGCAAGTGACTTCAATGGCTTATTTCTCAGAACAGGGGGGAAAAACATCACCAGATTCGCTGGCAATACATTACAAAAGATGAAGAAGCAGTACTCCAAGCAGCAGCTCCctactacttgtcaaacatagagaactgatactgtatactggtttgttggggtgggattggcgtggggtgtccgtgggtggcttttgatcatttcattggatttctcatgtcttactcattgttagtAAGAATgatggtccaaatcggatgttaggtactatatttattgaagattatatgaatcctataatttAAAATGGCTAGTTTAGttgcaatcaattagcttcatttctcagagatcaaattagaaggtgggtgtcgaaatcctttttcttgtgctttttgaggtggaatgacTTTGTTGTAATTGAATGAAAAACTGCAACAAACCTGATACTGACTCTGACCAAAATAGGTTGCATTTCACCATTCTTACATTTAAAAAGTGTTCCTTGTACCATGTTCCCCTATGTCTGACTTTCAGGACAATCTCAATGTTGACGAGGCAGGAGCCTTCCTAATGGAGAACATGCTGCGGATTGACAGAGGGCTGTCCAGCAGAGACAACGAAAATGACAGGATCAACATGAGCCAGTCCAAGGCAACATTTAAATGCTGCTAGTACCACCATGGAGAGACAATGGACTCAGGGggcagagggatagagggacTTTAACAGGGAGGGACAGCTGGGTAAACTCATAAAAATGTCATTTCAACCAGCATTGCCCACTGGATTAGGTGTCAGGCGTGTCAGTTTATATCATTCTAATTTCACACCCTCACAGATGATTTCAGCACATTCCATCAGCAGTACATGGGTATGGGGCAGTAGGCTACATGGGCTGTATGTGTGGGGTTTGTAAGAAACACCTCTATGGAGATGATTGGGCGCATATCCTCTGGTAATCCACTGATCCAATCAGCAGGCCAATAAACCGACCAGCAGGAACACACAGACTGTTACATAGTCTCATAAGGTACAGCAGCTTGCTGTGAGGACACTGGCTATGATGATAGAAATGAATTTAATAGAATAGTAATCCCAATTCCATGGCTGTGACACTCCCTTTAAATGGTCAAGACCTGCTCACACGGGTGACATAACCTTGCCGTCTGACTAACATAAAAAACGAAACTATGTTAGCTTTTATAAGACTGACTGACAACATTTTTTAATTCTATTTTATCCTCATGAAACTCTTGGATATCATTATTTCCTACTCCCTCACCAGATAGAGGAGATCTCGAAGACAAGGTTATTGTCAAAACACTCATTCAGTGAACTATAGCGGCCACGCTATTGCGAAATGGAGGAAATAAACTTTCAACATGACCCATTTTCTGGCATGCTTTCTTGAGAAATATCTGAGAACGCAACATAACGCTAGTGCTACACCCTCCGGAGATGTGTTCTATATTGGAGTGTGCTATATTCAGTGTAGAGGACCCG
This region includes:
- the LOC115172111 gene encoding LOW QUALITY PROTEIN: ras-related protein Rab-32 (The sequence of the model RefSeq protein was modified relative to this genomic sequence to represent the inferred CDS: deleted 2 bases in 1 codon), with amino-acid sequence MAGGSVSVCTECLFKVLVIGERGVGKTSFITRYVNMRFKEEYKASIGVDFALKTIEWDNKTVVRLQLWDIAGQERIRNMSRVYYKEAMGAFVVFDTTKMETLEAASQWKHDLDSKVRLASGSPVPAVLLANKCDQTEGNKELSSLMDNYCKEKGFLGWFETSAKDNLNVDEAGAFLMENMLRIDRGLSSRDNENDRINMSQSKATFKCC